Part of the Imperialibacter roseus genome, AATGGTCGGACACCAGGTTCATACCCGTAACCAGTTCGTGTTTCGCTACCTTAAAATTATAAGCCAACTCAGAAAATGAAGCCAACTGCTCACCATAAAAACTATAAATTGGAGAGTCGATATTCCTTGCAAACAGGTTGACACTGTTTTTGAAAGACCACTGTGAACCGTTCGAAGTCGTATGCACAAAGTTGATCAACGACCCGAGCCTTCCTGTGTAGTTCTCTTCACTAAAACTACGGCCGCTTACGCCTTCATTTTCAATCGCTACTATATCGCCTCCTTCTCTGGCTTCATATGAGCTGTTCAAGCCTATGCTTAGCGTTGTGCGTTCGGATGGGTAGAAAAACACCTTCGGGTTGAGCGCTATACCCCGCACTCTCGGAATATCAGAAAAATCGTCTTTGTTTGGGTCGTATGGCTGCTGACGATTAGCGGAAGCATACAGCGTGAAGCCCCTTTTTTCATTCCGGCCCGACAAGAAAGTGTTGAGTGTGGTGCCGCCTGCCGTAGTTTGGTTGAGCATGACGCTGCGCTCTGGCTCGCTACCCGGCGTTTTCGAAACCAGGTTTACCAGGCCGGCAATAGCACCGCCGCCATAAAGAGTAGAGGCGCTGCCCTTGATTACCTCCACCTGCCGAAGATCCAGTGGGGGAATTTGCATGATGCTCAACCCGCTGGAAAAACCACCGTACAAAGGAAGTCCGTCCCGAAGTAGCTGGGTGTAGCGACCATCCAGTCCCTGTATTCGAAGGGTTTGGTTGGCTGAGTTGGTAGAAGTCTGCTGCATTTGAATACCTGAGCTCTCTCTCAGCAGCATGGCAATGTTCGTGGAGTTCATAGCGGCCTTTTCATCCAGCTCTTCTCCGGAGATTACCTCCATCCTGATGGGGATATCCTCGATGGTTCTGCTGCTACGGGTAGCAGTAACGATTACCTCATCAAGCGCCTCCTCGGGTTCCAAATTGAAAACCAGCTCATTTGTACCCGTCACTACCTTTCTCTTTACAGAAGAATAGCCAACGAAAGATGCCACTAAACTTATTGGTTCAGTACCGGAAACGGTAATTTGACCTTCTCCATTCAAGTCTGTTATCGTTCCTTGTGTGGTTCCCGCTATTTGAATGGTAGCGCCTACAAGAGGTTCTTGTGTGTCGGCGTCGAGCACCCTGACTTTAAGAACAGATTGTGCGGAAACTTCAGTGGCGAAAAGCAAGACCCCAAAGAAAAAAGCATAAAAGAAAGACCGTTTCATCCGGCAAAGGTAGGCAGCCGGTATTTGCAACAAAACAGTATTTACACGTATTCTTTGATTTCTTCTACAGTGGATTTTGCAGACCGGCCAACGCCAATAAGCGTGGCCGAGGCGAAGCCCGTCCATTGGCCGTAACCCACCAGCCAAAGGCCTGGCACCTCGGCCGACCGGGTGGCAACCGTTGCCACTTTCCCCGCACTAACATTGAGGGCCAAGCCCTTGAGGTGGTTCAACGCCGGCCGAAACCCGGTGCAGAAAATCACACTGTCGACGAGTAGCTCCTGGCCATTCACCAACATAATTCCCAGATCCGTGAAATGATCGATTGGCGGGTAAGCCCGCTCCAATACTCCTCTTTTCCTGGCTTCTTTTACCGGCGGAACCATCACCACATCCCCAAGCGACGGCGGAGTGAATTCCCTCCCTGCCTTTTTGGCTTCATACATTTGAGTGGCTGCATCGAAAAGATAACGTCCGTCTACCTCATCAGGAAGGAACTTCGGCGGCTTTGACGTGACCCAAAAAGTCTGCGCCACCTTGCTCACTTCAGCAAGTATCTGGGCACCAGAATTCCCTTCGCCGACAATTGCTACCTGTTGGCTCTTGAATGGATCCGGTCTTTTGTAGGCAGTGGAATGGAAAACCTTCCCTTTGAATTTGTCTCTTCCGGGCAACTCCGGCACCCACGGATTGGCAAATGATCCAGTGGCAGACACGACCGTCTTCGACTGGTAAGCTCCTTTGCTGGTAACAATATCAAAACGCCCTTCTGCCTTTTTTACATCTTTTACCGTCACACCTCTTTGTACGGCGAATTTATATTTCTCCTCGTACTTTCTCAGGTAGTCGATCGTTTCGTTGCGGGTGGGATAATAGTCGGGGCCGCCAGTCATGAGCACGCCGGGTAGTGAGCTCCATTGCGCAGGCGAAAACAAACGGAGCGAGTGCCAATAATGCTGCCAGCTTCCGCCGGCGTTGTCGCTGGCGTCAAGAACAACATAATTTAAACCGGCCCTATTCAGATAATAAGCTACAGCAAGGCCACTTTGCCCTCCGCCAATCACAATGACGTCGTACACAGTTGGAGTCATCCTGCAAAGAAAAGAATTTGCGAGGAAAAGGAGCGCAGTTACTTCGTGGGCTCTTTGCCAGCACTCACTTTCTCCCTCTTGTGCTCCGGCACTATTCCATGAAGGTTCTGCCCCACAAAATCGTGTGGAAACTGCTCCACGCCGGGGAAACCTAGCTTAATGTCCCGACCGTCGTAAGGAATATAATCTGTTTTGAACAGATAGTCCCAAATACTCAGCGTGATCCCAAAATTAACCCCATAGCCCCTCTCCCTAGGAAGGTCGTAGGCATGATGCCAGATGTGCATTTGAGGGTTGTTGAAAAGGTATTTAAAGGGCCCTAATGGCACTTTTATATTAGAATGATTGAAGTGCCCAACAGCCAGGGTA contains:
- a CDS encoding TonB-dependent receptor, with product MKRSFFYAFFFGVLLFATEVSAQSVLKVRVLDADTQEPLVGATIQIAGTTQGTITDLNGEGQITVSGTEPISLVASFVGYSSVKRKVVTGTNELVFNLEPEEALDEVIVTATRSSRTIEDIPIRMEVISGEELDEKAAMNSTNIAMLLRESSGIQMQQTSTNSANQTLRIQGLDGRYTQLLRDGLPLYGGFSSGLSIMQIPPLDLRQVEVIKGSASTLYGGGAIAGLVNLVSKTPGSEPERSVMLNQTTAGGTTLNTFLSGRNEKRGFTLYASANRQQPYDPNKDDFSDIPRVRGIALNPKVFFYPSERTTLSIGLNSSYEAREGGDIVAIENEGVSGRSFSEENYTGRLGSLINFVHTTSNGSQWSFKNSVNLFARNIDSPIYSFYGEQLASFSELAYNFKVAKHELVTGMNLVSDHFSDPGDNFMPGLGDVDRSYNFLTAGVFAQDTWEVSEQNTLELGLRTDFNNEYGAVLLPRFSWMVKPSKQLTMRLGGGRGYKLPTIFLEEAEQRAFTRVLPYNALNQQPEMERSWGSNFDVNFRTALGDDWTLSANQLFFLTQLDKPVFLNEVEMDGFTNYYLSNRQEPVVSKGFESNLKLGYDHWKLFLQYALTQVNVDEGSGYRQKAITPKHAAGFVLMYEKHESFRIGYELYYTGSQYRYDRSSTPDFWIMGIMAMKEWEKFSVFLNFENFTDTRQSRYQSMVTPPYNNPAFAEVWAPTDGFVSNGGFIFHF
- a CDS encoding ArsO family NAD(P)H-dependent flavin-containing monooxygenase; this translates as MTPTVYDVIVIGGGQSGLAVAYYLNRAGLNYVVLDASDNAGGSWQHYWHSLRLFSPAQWSSLPGVLMTGGPDYYPTRNETIDYLRKYEEKYKFAVQRGVTVKDVKKAEGRFDIVTSKGAYQSKTVVSATGSFANPWVPELPGRDKFKGKVFHSTAYKRPDPFKSQQVAIVGEGNSGAQILAEVSKVAQTFWVTSKPPKFLPDEVDGRYLFDAATQMYEAKKAGREFTPPSLGDVVMVPPVKEARKRGVLERAYPPIDHFTDLGIMLVNGQELLVDSVIFCTGFRPALNHLKGLALNVSAGKVATVATRSAEVPGLWLVGYGQWTGFASATLIGVGRSAKSTVEEIKEYV